In Topomyia yanbarensis strain Yona2022 chromosome 2, ASM3024719v1, whole genome shotgun sequence, one DNA window encodes the following:
- the LOC131684323 gene encoding homeotic protein ocelliless-like isoform X2 — protein sequence MNKPATIDKNNTSDSSSASPASSTTPSSLSSSSTASSAGGSLRGLGSALRQLQQHQRKRNFLTAPAQSSPVPAVATAAIAAAAATATTTSTMLLTSAHDHHLNFVMGFIKEDEIYNSGNSSSFSSSGGGGIGDGSGGTASSSIVSTTTDTSSEDNSLVVPTLTSRLLDSLNDDVRTISVR from the exons ATGAACAAGCCGGCAACTATCGACAAAAACAATACCAGCGATTCATCGTCGGCTTCTCCCGCATCATCCACTACACCATCGTCCCTGTCGTCATCCTCGACCGCATCGTCGGCTGGCGGTTCGCTTCGGGGACTTGGCAGTGCACTGCGGCAACTTCAGCAACACCAACGAAAACGTAACTTTCTAACCGCACCAGCACAGTCAAGCCCCGTTCCAGCCGTAGCAACTGCCGCAATCGCCGCTGCCGCCGCCACCGCCACCACAACCAGCACAATGCTGCTAACAAGTGCCCACGATCATCATCTCAACTTTGTGATGGGTTTCATCAAGGAGGATGAAATCTATAACAGTGGCAATTCTTCCTCCTTCTCCAGTAGTGGTGGAGGTGGTATTGGTGACGGTAGTGGAGGTACGGCAAGCTCCTCGATCGTTTCGACAACCACGGATACCTCGTCGGAGGACAACTCGCTTGTGGTGCCCACATTGACGTCGAGGCTTCTTGACAGCCTAAACGATGATGTAAGAACTATTTCT GTTCGATGA
- the LOC131684323 gene encoding homeotic protein ocelliless-like isoform X1, giving the protein MNKPATIDKNNTSDSSSASPASSTTPSSLSSSSTASSAGGSLRGLGSALRQLQQHQRKRNFLTAPAQSSPVPAVATAAIAAAAATATTTSTMLLTSAHDHHLNFVMGFIKEDEIYNSGNSSSFSSSGGGGIGDGSGGTASSSIVSTTTDTSSEDNSLVVPTLTSRLLDSLNDDVRTISVCISILYICYMKWNEVN; this is encoded by the coding sequence ATGAACAAGCCGGCAACTATCGACAAAAACAATACCAGCGATTCATCGTCGGCTTCTCCCGCATCATCCACTACACCATCGTCCCTGTCGTCATCCTCGACCGCATCGTCGGCTGGCGGTTCGCTTCGGGGACTTGGCAGTGCACTGCGGCAACTTCAGCAACACCAACGAAAACGTAACTTTCTAACCGCACCAGCACAGTCAAGCCCCGTTCCAGCCGTAGCAACTGCCGCAATCGCCGCTGCCGCCGCCACCGCCACCACAACCAGCACAATGCTGCTAACAAGTGCCCACGATCATCATCTCAACTTTGTGATGGGTTTCATCAAGGAGGATGAAATCTATAACAGTGGCAATTCTTCCTCCTTCTCCAGTAGTGGTGGAGGTGGTATTGGTGACGGTAGTGGAGGTACGGCAAGCTCCTCGATCGTTTCGACAACCACGGATACCTCGTCGGAGGACAACTCGCTTGTGGTGCCCACATTGACGTCGAGGCTTCTTGACAGCCTAAACGATGATGTAAGAACTATTTCTGTATGTATTTCTATTCTTTACATTTGCTACATGAAATGGAACGAGGTGAATTGA
- the LOC131684327 gene encoding large ribosomal subunit protein mL66-like produces the protein MALFRAKILQIGDITGSFQNTLRLFSITSVKQLKEIKEVTQNDSLVVSADYVPSPRAGQLIAQAAEAARNGQRFCPQCTLGLDIKHTDVLILSQYLRSDGCLLPRRVTGLCKRQQRRISYLVIMAQKAGLMPNINPSWSKKDPKQRYQWKKYNKYFDESTIKIK, from the exons ATGGCACTGTTCCGGGCTAAAATCTTGCAAATCGGCGACATTACAGGCAGTTTTCAAAATACACTGCGTCTATTTAGCATTACATCGGTAAAACAGCTCAAAGAAA TCAAGGAAGTTACCCAGAACGACTCGCTGGTGGTTAGCGCGGATTATGTTCCCTCACCAAGAGCCGGACAGTTGATCGCACAGGCAGCGGAGGCTGCGCGTAATGGGCAACGTTTCTGTCCTCAGTGTACTCTGGGGCTCGATATCAAACATACAGATGTACTGATCCTAAGCCAGTACTTGCGGAGCGATGGATGTTTACTACCACGCCGGGTAACAGGATTATGTAAGCGTCAACAGCGTCGAATAAGCTACCTAGTTATTATGGCACAGAAGGCGGGGTTAATGCCAAATATTAATCCCTCGTGGAGTAAAAAAGATCCAAAACAGCGATATCAATGGAAGAAATATAACAAGTATTTCGACGAGAGtactattaaaataaaatga
- the LOC131684326 gene encoding COMM domain-containing protein 2-like, protein MAQLVKQEQDKHLKFVLDQPEQVLVEFCKLAIEYISSGINEKKCTIAAKKLETTFDTVKSCVEALVCLLIDSTKLHSSESDFQTLKSIDFTDGQIAILWQFVSSKRSLVENILKNSADGELHFRELEWRLEAKVASRALHKQATPVITMKLHLDSEVVNEHKEKLEQNDSSPTNKQNTRKEILLQTDPTSLVHLIQVLEQALIDSKTHRVRNFVKSFQK, encoded by the exons ATGGCTCAGCTGGTAAAACAGGAGCAGGATAAACATTTAAAGTTTGTGCTTGATCAACCTGAACAAG TCCTCGTAGAATTTTGCAAATTAGCCATCGAATATATCAGCAGTGGTATCAATGAGAAAAAGTGCACCATAGCCGCAA AAAAACTGGAAACAACCTTCGACACGGTGAAATCCTGTGTGGAAGCGCTGGTCTGTCTGCTAATCGATAGCACTAAGCTGCACAGCAGCGAGAGTGATTTTCAGACGCTAAAATCGATTGATTTTACGGATGGACAGATTGCAATCCTCTGGCAGTTCGTCAGCAGCAAGCGGAGTCTGGTGGAGAACATTTTGAAGAACTCTGCCGACGGCGAGCTACATTTTCGCGAACTGGAATGGCGATTGGAAGCTAAGGTTGCTTCGCGAGCGCTGCACAAGCAGGCCACACCAGTGATTACGATGAAACTGCACCTGGACAGTGAGGTCGTTAATGAGCACAAGGAAAAGCTTGAACAGAACGATAGTTCACCAACCAATAAGCAGAACACACGGAAGGAAATTTTGCTACAGACTGACCCAACGAGTCTGGTTCATCTGATTCAGGTGCTTGAACAAGCCTTGATAGATTCCAAAACCCACAGGGTTAGAAACTTCGTTAAATCTTTCCAAAAATAG
- the LOC131684329 gene encoding MYG1 protein-like isoform X2, with translation MLQHLSKRLPVFVSGTKYCIFSFPRQSRSSFTQLPRYANASIVRTRDSKLLDQCDIVVDVGAVFDREKNRFDHHQKSFNETINSLQPEAKVKREIRLSSAGLIYNYFGEDVIREVLSQNSIKNPSEDMIRGVYRKVYDHFIAEVDAIDNGVPMVDGEPKYTINTHLSARVGNFNPAWNEKVADTDLTKRFEKAKTYVGQEFIDKVLYYAIRWWPARELVENAVNKRLDVHNSGAILELEHFCPWKEHLYELEEDYGITGLSKYVIYYNKENDWRIICVPLQSASFVCRKFLAAPWRGQRDDELETISGIEGATFCHQTGFIGGNRTRQGALQMAVASLEATED, from the exons ATGCTCCAACATCTGTCAAAGCGACTACCCGTTTTCGTGAGCGGAACCAAATACTGCATCTTTAGTTTTCCTCGCCAGTCACGGTCATCATTTACC CAACTTCCACGGTACGCCAATGCCAGCATTGTAAGAACTAGAGATTCAAAACTGCTGGATCAGTGCGATATAGTAGTGGATGTTGGAGCGGTATTCGATCGAGAGAAGAATCGATTTGACCATCATCAAAAGAGCTTCAATGAGACGATAAATTCTTTGCAACCCGAGGCGAAAGTAAAACGGGAAATTCG GTTAAGTTCCGCTGGATTGATCTATAACTATTTTGGAGAGGATGTGATCCGAGAGGTTCTTTCACAGAATTCCATCAAAAATCCGTCTGAAGATATGATCCGTGGAGTCTATCGAAAAGTTTACGACCATTTCATAGCCGAAGTAGACGCTATCGATAATGGTGTGCCAATGGTCGATGGAGAACCGAAATATACAATCAATACTCATTTGAGCGCTCGAGTCGGCAATTTTAACCCAGCCTGGAATGAAAAAGTAGCTGACACAGATTTAACCAAGCGTTTCGAAAAGGCAAAGACCTATGTCGGACAAGAATTTATCGATAAGGTGCTTTACTACGCGATTCGCTGGTGGCCAGCTAGAGAGTTAGTCGAGAATGCTGTCAATAAACGATTGGACGTTCACAACTCTGGGGCGATTTTGGAATTGGAACATTTCTGTCCATGGAAGGAACATCTTTATGAGTTGGAGGAAGACTATGGCATTACGGGTCTTTCGAAGTACGTCATCTACTACAACAAAGAAAACGACTGGCGTATTATATGTGTGCCTTTGCAATCGGCTAGCTTTGTTTGTAGAAAGTTTTTGGCGGCTCCCTGGCGTGGACAGAGAGACGACGAGCTTGAAACGATTTCCGGAATTGAAGGAGCTACATTCTGCCATCAAACGGGTTTTATTGGTGGAAATAGAACGCGACAAGGGGCACTCCAAATGGCGGTCGCTAGTTTAGAAGCTACCGAAGACTGA
- the LOC131684329 gene encoding MYG1 protein-like isoform X1: MLQHLSKRLPVFVSGTKYCIFSFPRQSRSSFTVSVFRNLNRLSMSTEAVQDFSKRFKESNELVIGTHDGIFHCDELLACFMLQQLPRYANASIVRTRDSKLLDQCDIVVDVGAVFDREKNRFDHHQKSFNETINSLQPEAKVKREIRLSSAGLIYNYFGEDVIREVLSQNSIKNPSEDMIRGVYRKVYDHFIAEVDAIDNGVPMVDGEPKYTINTHLSARVGNFNPAWNEKVADTDLTKRFEKAKTYVGQEFIDKVLYYAIRWWPARELVENAVNKRLDVHNSGAILELEHFCPWKEHLYELEEDYGITGLSKYVIYYNKENDWRIICVPLQSASFVCRKFLAAPWRGQRDDELETISGIEGATFCHQTGFIGGNRTRQGALQMAVASLEATED; this comes from the exons ATGCTCCAACATCTGTCAAAGCGACTACCCGTTTTCGTGAGCGGAACCAAATACTGCATCTTTAGTTTTCCTCGCCAGTCACGGTCATCATTTACCGTAAGTGTATTCCGTAACCTGAATCGATTAAGCATGAGTACCGAGGCAGTTCAAGACTTCTCAAAGCGTTTTAAAGAAAGCAACGAGTTGGTGATAGGAACCCACGATGGAATATTTCACTGTGACGAATTGCTAGCTTGTTTTATGCTACAGCAACTTCCACGGTACGCCAATGCCAGCATTGTAAGAACTAGAGATTCAAAACTGCTGGATCAGTGCGATATAGTAGTGGATGTTGGAGCGGTATTCGATCGAGAGAAGAATCGATTTGACCATCATCAAAAGAGCTTCAATGAGACGATAAATTCTTTGCAACCCGAGGCGAAAGTAAAACGGGAAATTCG GTTAAGTTCCGCTGGATTGATCTATAACTATTTTGGAGAGGATGTGATCCGAGAGGTTCTTTCACAGAATTCCATCAAAAATCCGTCTGAAGATATGATCCGTGGAGTCTATCGAAAAGTTTACGACCATTTCATAGCCGAAGTAGACGCTATCGATAATGGTGTGCCAATGGTCGATGGAGAACCGAAATATACAATCAATACTCATTTGAGCGCTCGAGTCGGCAATTTTAACCCAGCCTGGAATGAAAAAGTAGCTGACACAGATTTAACCAAGCGTTTCGAAAAGGCAAAGACCTATGTCGGACAAGAATTTATCGATAAGGTGCTTTACTACGCGATTCGCTGGTGGCCAGCTAGAGAGTTAGTCGAGAATGCTGTCAATAAACGATTGGACGTTCACAACTCTGGGGCGATTTTGGAATTGGAACATTTCTGTCCATGGAAGGAACATCTTTATGAGTTGGAGGAAGACTATGGCATTACGGGTCTTTCGAAGTACGTCATCTACTACAACAAAGAAAACGACTGGCGTATTATATGTGTGCCTTTGCAATCGGCTAGCTTTGTTTGTAGAAAGTTTTTGGCGGCTCCCTGGCGTGGACAGAGAGACGACGAGCTTGAAACGATTTCCGGAATTGAAGGAGCTACATTCTGCCATCAAACGGGTTTTATTGGTGGAAATAGAACGCGACAAGGGGCACTCCAAATGGCGGTCGCTAGTTTAGAAGCTACCGAAGACTGA
- the LOC131684328 gene encoding pseudouridylate synthase 1 homolog yields the protein MLTLFRRIAVCANYTAGNVLLKLHTYPYYTVSRPRALSFLNQMAEAVEQKIAENKNRGEERYRQKRQGYDAQKPRYNGIVKKRKWEDPPSDPEAVKDFDPASRVKKRKCIILMGYSGVDYLGMQRNPGTKTIEEDLLAAMLKHGWISDEAFKQPQQVQFQRAARTDKGVSAATQVVSIKLPENLNIDALNEDLPAQIRVFAIKRVTKGFNSKSNCDARTYTYTLPTVAFALHGETVDISNYRLPEERLKKVNDTLKLFEGTKNFHNFTSRKEFIDPSAKRFIMSFECDTPFVPEGSTVEFATIKIKGQSFMLHQIRKMVGLTLAVVRGVTPAETIIKAFDEVRYGVPTAPGLGLVLSRIHYEKYNARYGQDGCHEVLDFQKEDDLIQEFFRKHIASTIVETELQTNSMVEWIETLPLHSYEPREDNESREMKGKRKSNDDDEDDDE from the coding sequence ATGCTAACATTGTTCCGTCGTATCGCAGTCTGCGCGAATTATACTGCTGGTAACGTTCTATTGAAGTTGCATACTTACCCGTATTACACGGTGTCCCGGCCACGAGCTTTAAGTTTTCTCAACCAAATGGCCGAAGCAGTAGAACAGAAAATCGCCGAAAATAAGAACCGTGGCGAGGAACGATATCGTCAAAAACGGCAAGGATACGATGCACAGAAGCCCCGTTACAATGGGATTGTCAAAAAACGCAAATGGGAGGATCCTCCATCCGATCCGGAGGCGGTCAAAGATTTCGACCCTGCCTCGCGGGTGAAAAAGCGGAAATGTATCATTCTAATGGGCTATTCAGGTGTGGATTACCTTGGAATGCAACGGAATCCTGGTACAAAAACAATCGAGGAAGACCTACTTGCGGCAATGCTGAAGCACGGTTGGATTAGTGACGAAGCCTTTAAGCAACCGCAGCAGGTTCAGTTTCAGCGAGCTGCTCGCACCGACAAGGGTGTCTCGGCGGCAACGCAAGTGGTATCTATCAAATTGCCGGAGAATTTGAATATTGATGCGTTGAATGAGGATTTGCCTGCACAAATTCGGGTTTTTGCAATCAAACGTGTGACGAAGGGATTTAATTCAAAATCTAACTGCGATGCCCGGACATACACTTATACTTTACCAACGGTGGCTTTTGCCTTGCACGGTGAGAcggtagatatttcaaattataggcTCCCGGAGGAGCGCCTTAAAAAAGTTAACGATACTTTGAAGCTCTTCGAGGGAACCAAGAATTTTCACAACTTTACAAGTCGAAAAGAATTTATCGATCCTTCGGCGAAGCGATTCATTATGTCCTTTGAGTGCGACACACCTTTTGTGCCAGAAGGTTCCACTGTTGAATTTGCTACCATTAAAATCAAAGGCCAAAGTTTTATGCTTCATCAGATCCGAAAAATGGTCGGTTTAACGCTGGCTGTAGTGCGTGGAGTAACTCCCGCCGAGACGATTATCAAAGCATTTGACGAAGTACGTTATGGTGTTCCCACGGCTCCAGGGCTTGGGCTAGTGTTAAGCCGGATTCACTATGAAAAATACAATGCTCGCTACGGACAAGATGGGTGCCACGAAGTGCTGGATTTTCAGAAGGAAGATGATCTGATTCAGGAATTCTTTCGGAAGCACATTGCTTCCACCATCGTGGAGACGGAACTGCAGACAAACTCAATGGTGGAATGGATTGAAACACTGCCCTTGCACAGCTATGAACCACGAGAGGATAATGAATCGCGAGAAATGAAAGGTAAGCGAAAATCGAACGATGATGATGAGGATGACGATGAGTAA